A genomic stretch from Parabacteroides sp. FAFU027 includes:
- a CDS encoding ArsR/SmtB family transcription factor yields the protein MDPCICKEELERVAYILKALSNANRLMILTVLSKNQEMNVSDICSALQCTQPLISHHLTDMHAKGILKLRREGRNMYYSLEHEKVMDIIRCISECKKT from the coding sequence ATGGATCCCTGTATTTGCAAAGAAGAACTTGAACGTGTAGCCTATATACTGAAAGCATTATCAAACGCAAACCGTCTGATGATTCTGACCGTATTGTCCAAAAATCAGGAGATGAACGTTTCTGATATTTGCAGCGCTTTGCAATGCACACAGCCATTGATTTCTCATCACCTGACCGATATGCATGCCAAAGGAATCCTCAAACTCAGAAGAGAAGGCCGCAACATGTACTATTCATTGGAGCATGAGAAGGTTATGGACATCATCCGTTGCATCTCCGAATGCAAGAAGACATAA
- the trxA gene encoding thioredoxin: protein MNKFQEAINSGKPVLVDFYAEWCQPCKMMKPILEEVKRMVGDSAQILKVDVDQNQAVSMAYRIQSVPTLILFKDGQPVFRQSGVLPAAQLKQIIEQYG, encoded by the coding sequence ATGAATAAGTTTCAAGAAGCAATCAACTCAGGTAAACCCGTATTAGTGGACTTTTATGCCGAATGGTGTCAACCATGTAAAATGATGAAACCAATCCTTGAGGAGGTGAAACGGATGGTCGGAGATTCTGCTCAAATCCTAAAAGTGGATGTGGATCAAAACCAGGCTGTATCTATGGCGTATAGAATTCAATCTGTCCCTACTTTGATTCTGTTTAAAGACGGGCAACCGGTATTCCGTCAATCAGGTGTATTGCCAGCCGCTCAACTTAAACAGATCATCGAACAATACGGTTAA
- the trxA gene encoding thioredoxin, translated as MKKIILIAAIGLFFSQCTQAGNKSDAVSANQQSEQTVIHIDKSQFLKEIYNYELNSNVVIYRGKKPCIVDFYADWCGPCRKLSPILEELAQEYKGKIIVYKVNSDKERQLAGDMGVQALPTLLFFPMKGKPSATTGYMPKEELKKIIDSQLLKSVK; from the coding sequence ATGAAGAAAATAATATTGATCGCCGCTATTGGATTATTTTTCAGCCAATGCACTCAGGCCGGAAACAAGAGCGATGCCGTATCTGCCAACCAGCAGAGTGAGCAAACTGTCATTCATATTGACAAGTCTCAGTTTTTGAAAGAGATCTACAACTACGAGCTCAACAGCAATGTTGTGATCTACCGGGGCAAAAAGCCTTGTATCGTGGACTTCTATGCTGATTGGTGCGGGCCTTGCCGTAAACTCTCTCCTATCCTGGAAGAATTGGCACAGGAATATAAAGGCAAAATTATCGTTTACAAAGTAAATTCCGACAAAGAACGCCAATTAGCCGGAGACATGGGAGTCCAGGCGTTACCCACACTGCTGTTCTTTCCCATGAAAGGAAAACCGTCAGCTACTACAGGATACATGCCTAAAGAAGAGCTGAAAAAGATTATCGATAGCCAACTTTTGAAGTCGGTTAAGTAA
- a CDS encoding GNAT family N-acetyltransferase, which translates to MKTNAVSLRLFHLEDTQRLSELANNEKIASNLRDGFPHPYSMADAKKFISYCQFQQPTMNFAIEYQGEYVGNIGLVQGTDIYCKSAEVGYFIGESYWKKGIASQALSLITRYGFETLGLIRIYTGVFEYNQASMKVLEKCGFTREAIFRKSIWKNDQIWDEYRYALINPECE; encoded by the coding sequence ATGAAAACAAATGCAGTCTCTCTTCGTCTATTCCACCTCGAAGACACCCAAAGACTATCCGAATTAGCCAATAACGAAAAGATCGCCAGTAACCTCAGAGATGGATTCCCCCATCCCTACTCAATGGCCGATGCAAAGAAATTTATCAGCTACTGCCAGTTCCAGCAACCGACAATGAATTTTGCCATCGAATATCAAGGGGAATATGTCGGAAATATCGGACTGGTACAAGGAACCGACATCTACTGCAAATCGGCAGAGGTTGGTTATTTCATTGGAGAATCTTATTGGAAAAAAGGAATCGCCAGTCAGGCTTTATCTTTAATAACCCGATATGGCTTCGAAACACTGGGACTCATCCGCATCTATACCGGTGTATTCGAATACAATCAGGCATCCATGAAGGTTTTGGAGAAATGCGGATTTACCCGTGAAGCTATTTTCCGGAAATCGATATGGAAAAACGATCAGATTTGGGATGAATACCGGTATGCGTTGATAAATCCAGAATGCGAATAG
- a CDS encoding MFS transporter — translation MNENSTAKTGLWTRNFSFACVANFLMGFSFYLLMPTLPFYLSERFHTDNSTIGLVVSCYVIAALVIRPFSGYLVDSFSRKTVYMISYLLFVGFCLGYLVAGTILFLIVLRFLHGLTWGIITTAGNTLAIDIMPSEQRGQGIGFYGLAFNISMAIGPVAGIFLYQHFDFSILFYSAIITGFIGMVFAQFIKAPIRPRIRHHAALSLDRFLMLKGIPVGINLLLVTVSYGMILSFAAMYSKEMNASNPGLFYVMLAIGIAGARAFSGKMIDRGELHKASMLGLMLLTVGLTLFALWKIPVVYYVVAFVLGVGYGVAYPAFQTIFINMATHHQRGTANSTYYTAFDTGVGAGMLLAGKIAAMASLGAAFGFSAIACFIAILYYWKISIASYQKHKLA, via the coding sequence ATGAACGAAAACAGCACTGCAAAGACGGGGCTTTGGACCCGCAACTTCTCCTTCGCCTGTGTGGCAAACTTCCTGATGGGCTTCTCCTTCTACCTGTTGATGCCCACACTCCCATTTTACTTATCCGAACGCTTTCATACCGATAATTCCACCATCGGACTCGTTGTTTCCTGTTACGTGATTGCCGCGCTGGTCATCCGTCCGTTTTCAGGTTATCTGGTCGATAGCTTCTCCCGCAAGACGGTCTATATGATTTCGTATCTGTTGTTTGTGGGATTCTGTCTTGGTTATCTGGTGGCGGGAACGATCCTGTTCCTCATCGTATTGCGTTTCCTGCACGGACTCACATGGGGTATTATCACCACGGCTGGAAATACACTTGCCATTGATATTATGCCTTCTGAACAACGGGGACAAGGAATCGGATTCTACGGACTGGCGTTCAATATCTCCATGGCCATCGGTCCGGTAGCGGGAATATTCCTCTACCAGCATTTCGACTTTAGCATACTCTTTTATTCGGCCATCATCACCGGATTTATCGGAATGGTATTTGCCCAATTCATCAAAGCTCCAATCAGGCCCCGTATCCGTCATCATGCAGCCTTATCGCTCGACCGCTTCCTGATGCTGAAAGGAATTCCTGTTGGAATCAATCTGTTGTTAGTCACCGTCTCTTACGGAATGATACTGTCGTTTGCCGCCATGTACAGCAAAGAGATGAATGCCTCCAATCCCGGACTTTTCTATGTGATGCTTGCTATCGGTATCGCCGGAGCACGTGCATTCAGCGGAAAGATGATTGACCGGGGCGAACTGCACAAAGCGTCAATGCTGGGATTAATGTTACTCACAGTTGGTCTGACTTTATTTGCATTGTGGAAAATACCAGTCGTGTACTATGTAGTCGCGTTTGTTTTGGGTGTGGGATACGGAGTCGCTTATCCGGCCTTCCAAACCATCTTCATCAATATGGCCACCCACCACCAACGTGGGACTGCCAATTCGACTTACTACACCGCTTTCGACACTGGCGTAGGTGCTGGCATGCTCCTGGCCGGGAAAATTGCAGCCATGGCCAGTCTGGGTGCAGCATTCGGATTCAGCGCCATCGCCTGCTTCATTGCCATTCTTTATTATTGGAAAATATCGATTGCCAGTTATCAGAAGCATAAGTTGGCGTAA
- a CDS encoding S9 family peptidase: MNKINVCIMAATLAVTACNGNKNGDGEIIGKNSPKIENGLMTPEVLNSFGRITDLQVSPDGRKLLYGVSYISIHKNKSNRELFTINADGSEKMQITESPKSENNARWIDGGKKIAFLSAESGSSQIWEMNADGNDRKQISEYEKDIDAFIYSPDGKKVLFISQVKYGERASDIYPDLPEAKGRVIDDLMYKHWDEWVETIPHPFVADIVDGKLTNITDIMAGEPYECPTKPDADIANLCWSPNSKSVAYSSRKKKGKDYAISTNTDIYLYHLESKKTENLTEGMMGYDTNPQFSPDGKSIAWISMERDGYESDKKRLMVMELATRAKSDLTSAFDYNCDAFEWTPDGKAFWMIACKLGVTHIFHVDGANCAIRQVTIGQYDFEEVKQANGTLVALRHSMSKPNEVYSVDPATGVTKELSFENKEILDQLTMGKVEERWITTTDNQKMLTWVIYPPHFDPKKKYPAILYCQGGPQSTVSQLFSYRWNMQLMAANGYIVVAPNRRGLPGFGQEWNEQISGDYGGQNMKDYLSAIDAVANEPFVNKDKLGAVGASYGGFSVYWLAGHHNKRFKAFIAHAGIFNLEQQYLETEESWFANWDLGGPFWDKNNATAQRSFANSPHKFVDKWDTPILVTVGELDYRILASQGMAAFNAAKLRGIPAEMLVFPDENHWITKPQNSVLWQRVFFRWLDKWLK, from the coding sequence ATGAATAAAATCAACGTTTGTATTATGGCTGCAACCTTAGCCGTTACGGCTTGTAACGGAAATAAAAACGGTGATGGCGAAATCATCGGCAAGAATAGTCCCAAAATCGAAAATGGGTTAATGACCCCTGAAGTCCTGAACAGCTTCGGACGAATTACCGATTTGCAGGTATCACCCGACGGCAGAAAGCTCCTGTATGGTGTTTCCTACATCAGTATTCATAAAAACAAGAGCAACCGCGAGCTTTTTACCATCAATGCAGATGGCAGTGAAAAGATGCAAATCACCGAAAGTCCCAAAAGTGAAAATAATGCCCGCTGGATAGATGGCGGAAAAAAGATTGCCTTCCTTTCGGCGGAAAGCGGCTCTTCCCAAATCTGGGAGATGAATGCCGACGGCAACGACCGCAAGCAAATCAGCGAATACGAAAAGGATATAGATGCCTTTATCTATTCACCCGATGGGAAAAAGGTGCTTTTTATCAGCCAGGTGAAGTACGGCGAACGCGCTTCCGATATTTATCCTGACCTGCCTGAAGCCAAAGGGCGTGTGATTGATGATCTGATGTACAAGCATTGGGATGAATGGGTGGAAACGATTCCCCATCCTTTCGTGGCTGATATTGTGGATGGTAAACTGACAAATATCACCGACATCATGGCCGGTGAACCATACGAATGCCCCACCAAACCCGATGCCGATATCGCCAACCTCTGTTGGAGCCCCAATAGCAAATCGGTTGCCTATTCTTCCCGTAAAAAGAAGGGTAAAGATTACGCCATTTCCACCAATACCGACATTTACCTGTACCATCTGGAATCAAAAAAGACCGAAAACCTCACCGAAGGGATGATGGGTTACGATACCAATCCGCAGTTTTCGCCAGATGGGAAAAGCATTGCCTGGATTAGTATGGAGCGAGACGGTTACGAGTCGGATAAGAAGCGTCTGATGGTGATGGAGCTGGCTACCCGTGCAAAAAGTGACCTGACCTCGGCATTTGATTACAATTGTGATGCCTTTGAGTGGACACCGGATGGCAAAGCTTTCTGGATGATTGCCTGTAAACTGGGCGTCACGCATATTTTCCATGTCGATGGGGCAAATTGCGCGATTCGTCAGGTAACCATAGGACAATATGACTTTGAGGAGGTGAAACAGGCGAATGGTACGCTGGTGGCGTTGCGCCATTCGATGTCGAAGCCCAATGAGGTATATTCTGTGGATCCGGCAACCGGTGTAACTAAAGAATTGAGCTTTGAGAATAAGGAGATTCTCGACCAACTTACGATGGGCAAAGTGGAGGAGCGATGGATTACGACTACCGATAATCAAAAGATGCTGACCTGGGTGATTTATCCACCTCATTTTGACCCGAAAAAGAAATATCCGGCCATTCTCTATTGCCAGGGAGGGCCGCAAAGTACCGTGAGTCAGTTATTCTCTTACCGATGGAATATGCAATTGATGGCAGCCAACGGTTATATTGTGGTTGCGCCTAATCGCCGCGGATTACCTGGTTTCGGTCAGGAATGGAACGAACAAATCAGCGGGGATTACGGTGGCCAAAACATGAAGGATTACCTATCTGCCATTGATGCTGTGGCTAATGAGCCGTTTGTCAATAAAGATAAGCTTGGTGCGGTCGGAGCTAGCTACGGAGGATTTTCTGTTTACTGGTTAGCGGGACACCACAACAAACGTTTCAAAGCCTTTATCGCACATGCCGGTATTTTCAATCTGGAACAGCAGTATCTTGAGACTGAGGAGTCGTGGTTTGCCAACTGGGATTTGGGCGGTCCGTTCTGGGATAAAAATAATGCTACGGCCCAGCGTTCGTTTGCCAATTCTCCCCATAAGTTTGTGGATAAATGGGATACGCCGATTCTGGTTACTGTAGGTGAGTTGGATTATCGTATTCTTGCCTCACAGGGTATGGCGGCGTTTAATGCAGCTAAACTGCGTGGAATCCCGGCGGAAATGCTCGTCTTCCCGGATGAAAACCATTGGATTACGAAGCCGCAAAACAGCGTGCTGTGGCAGCGGGTATTTTTCCGCTGGTTGGATAAGTGGTTGAAGTAA
- the yihA gene encoding ribosome biogenesis GTP-binding protein YihA/YsxC → MIIKDAQFLVSNTDVRKCPEGTMPEFAFIGRSNVGKSSLINMLTNRKGLAMTSSTPGKTMLVNHFIINNDWYLVDLPGYGYARRGKEGREQIRTVIENYIQERMQLTCLFVLIDSRLEPQQIDLEFIEWLGENGVPFCIIFTKIDKIGKGKLTSNRHLFEQKLLENWEELPLMFETSSEHRLGKEEVLGYIESVIREVRK, encoded by the coding sequence ATGATTATCAAAGACGCACAATTCTTAGTTAGTAATACCGATGTGAGAAAATGCCCCGAAGGCACAATGCCGGAATTTGCCTTTATCGGGCGTTCCAACGTGGGAAAATCATCGCTTATTAATATGCTGACCAACCGAAAAGGTTTGGCCATGACATCATCCACACCGGGTAAAACCATGCTGGTTAACCACTTCATTATCAATAATGACTGGTATCTGGTGGACCTTCCGGGATATGGTTATGCCCGCCGCGGGAAAGAGGGGCGCGAGCAGATTCGGACCGTTATCGAGAATTACATTCAGGAACGTATGCAACTGACCTGCTTATTCGTGCTGATTGATTCCCGTCTCGAACCGCAACAGATTGACCTCGAATTCATTGAGTGGCTGGGAGAGAACGGTGTTCCATTCTGCATTATATTTACCAAAATCGATAAAATCGGTAAGGGTAAACTGACCTCAAACCGCCATCTGTTTGAGCAAAAATTGCTCGAAAACTGGGAAGAGCTTCCTCTGATGTTCGAAACATCTTCAGAGCATCGTTTGGGCAAAGAAGAGGTGTTGGGATACATCGAATCGGTTATCCGGGAGGTAAGGAAATAG
- a CDS encoding sodium:solute symporter, translating to MSGTLILSIIAIYFAVLLTTSVIVGKKGSNRTFFSGDKESPWYIVAFGMIGTSLSGVTFISVPGMVRNIDMTYMQTVLGFFVGYLLIANVLLPLYYRLNLTSIYGYLFQRIGFRAYKTGASFFLLSRTIGAAVRLYLVALILQTFVFDPWGIPFVVNVAITLLLIFLYTFRSGIKTIIWTDTFQAICMVTMLVLLIRQISTHLDLDFTGVINTVKDHAHSRIFVFDDWQSKQNFFKQFFSGIFITIVMTGLDQDMMQKNLTCKSLKEAKKNMYCYGFAFIPVNLLFLTLGVLLLVLAQQTGTVLPESGDGILPMFATNGMLGTPVLIFFTIGIIAASFASADSAITALTTSFCIDILNVEKYHAEKAKKIRIRSHLFITALVVVIILIFKELNSKSVIDAIYTIASYTYGPLLGLYVFGLFTRRDTRDRFTPYICVISPFITYLIDTLVTAYTGYKFGYELLMINGLITFTGLMLFSYDYQRRTILS from the coding sequence ATGTCAGGAACGCTGATTCTTTCCATTATTGCCATCTATTTTGCCGTTTTGCTCACCACCTCAGTTATAGTAGGGAAAAAGGGGAGCAACCGGACCTTCTTTTCCGGAGATAAAGAGTCGCCGTGGTACATTGTGGCTTTCGGGATGATTGGTACTTCGCTGTCGGGTGTGACGTTTATTTCCGTTCCGGGGATGGTTCGCAACATCGACATGACTTATATGCAGACGGTGTTGGGTTTTTTTGTGGGCTACCTGTTGATTGCCAATGTCTTATTACCACTTTACTACCGGCTGAACCTGACTTCCATATACGGTTATCTGTTCCAGCGAATTGGTTTCAGGGCCTATAAGACGGGAGCTTCTTTTTTTCTGTTGTCACGTACTATCGGGGCGGCGGTAAGGCTCTATCTGGTGGCGTTGATATTGCAGACCTTTGTGTTTGATCCGTGGGGAATCCCGTTTGTGGTCAATGTGGCGATTACATTGTTACTGATTTTCCTTTACACATTTCGTAGCGGAATCAAGACAATTATCTGGACCGATACTTTTCAGGCAATCTGTATGGTGACGATGCTGGTGTTGTTGATTCGCCAGATTTCCACCCATCTCGATTTGGATTTTACCGGGGTAATAAATACCGTTAAAGACCATGCCCATTCGCGAATCTTTGTGTTTGATGACTGGCAATCCAAACAGAATTTCTTCAAACAGTTTTTCAGCGGGATATTTATCACCATCGTTATGACCGGTCTTGACCAGGATATGATGCAGAAGAACCTCACCTGTAAAAGCCTGAAAGAGGCCAAAAAGAACATGTATTGCTACGGATTTGCTTTTATTCCGGTCAATCTCTTATTCCTGACCCTGGGCGTTTTGCTGCTGGTATTGGCTCAACAAACCGGAACTGTTTTGCCCGAATCGGGTGATGGAATCCTGCCGATGTTTGCCACAAACGGCATGTTGGGAACTCCGGTTTTGATTTTCTTTACCATCGGTATAATTGCGGCATCGTTTGCCAGTGCGGATTCCGCGATTACGGCGCTGACCACTTCATTCTGTATTGATATCCTTAATGTAGAGAAGTATCATGCCGAAAAAGCAAAGAAAATCCGTATCCGTTCGCACCTATTCATTACAGCGCTGGTAGTTGTTATTATTTTGATTTTTAAAGAACTGAATAGCAAAAGTGTGATTGATGCCATTTACACGATTGCTTCTTACACCTACGGGCCATTGCTGGGCTTGTATGTGTTCGGATTATTTACCCGGAGGGATACGCGCGACCGCTTTACGCCGTACATTTGCGTGATTTCTCCATTTATTACCTATCTGATTGATACATTGGTGACGGCATATACCGGATACAAATTCGGTTACGAGTTGCTGATGATTAACGGATTAATTACATTCACTGGACTAATGTTATTTTCTTATGATTATCAAAGACGCACAATTCTTAGTTAG
- a CDS encoding VOC family protein: MGAFSFNHNNINVFDLEKSLKFYNEALGLTEVRRKEAADGSYIIVFLSDGNTAHKLELTWLRDWEKPYELGDNEFHLALTTEDYEAALKKHREMDCVCFINEAMGIYFIEDPDGYWVEIVPAKR; the protein is encoded by the coding sequence ATGGGTGCATTTTCATTTAACCATAATAATATCAATGTTTTTGACCTGGAGAAAAGTCTGAAGTTTTACAATGAAGCTCTGGGTCTGACCGAAGTAAGACGCAAAGAGGCGGCTGATGGCAGTTATATCATCGTATTCCTTTCTGATGGAAATACAGCGCACAAACTTGAATTGACCTGGTTGCGCGACTGGGAGAAACCATACGAGTTGGGAGACAATGAATTTCATTTGGCTCTAACAACCGAAGACTACGAAGCAGCGTTGAAAAAACACAGGGAGATGGATTGTGTATGCTTTATCAATGAAGCGATGGGCATCTATTTTATCGAAGACCCCGATGGATACTGGGTGGAGATTGTTCCGGCAAAGAGATAA